The Thioalkalivibrio sulfidiphilus HL-EbGr7 genome includes the window CTAGATTGTAACTGAATGCCTACGCAAGAGGTCCCCAGATGGCCGGAGATACCGCACCCTCCCCCAACTTCATGCAGAACGTGGCGCTGATGATCGACCACGCCCTGGACGGCCTGGAACTGCCCCCCGGCGCGGATCGCGCGCTCAAGTCCTGCGAGTCGATCCTGCAGGTGTCATTCCCCCTGCGCATCCGCGGCGAGATCCGGGTGTTCACCGGCTGGCGGGCGGTGCACAGCACCCACAAGCTGCCCGCCAAGGGCGGCCTGCGCTACTCCCCCACCCTGGACCAGGAGACCACCGAGGCCCTGGCCGCGCTGATGACCTACAAGTGCGCCCTGGTGGACGTGCCCTTCGGCGGCTCCAAGGGTGGTCTGTGCATCGATCCCGGCCAGTACGACCGGGACGAGATGGAACAGATCACGCGCCGCTTCGCCCGCGAACTGGCCCGCAAGGGTTTCCTGAGTCCCGCCACCAACGTGCCCGCCCCGGACCTGGGCACCGGGCAGCGGGAGATGGCCTGGATCATGGACACCTATAAGAACCTCTACCCGGAGGATCTCAATCACGCAGCCTGTGTCACCGGGAAACCCATCCAGTTCGGCGGCATCCGCGGACGCGTGGAGGCCACCGGCAGGGGGATCCAGTACGCCCTGCGGGAGTTCTTCCGCCATCCTGCCGCGCTCAATGAAGCGGGCCTGTCCGGTTCCCTGGAGGGCAAGCGGGTGATCGTCCAGGGGCTCGGCAACGTGGGCTACCACCTGGCCAAGGCCCTGCAGGAGGAAGACGGCGCACTGATCACCGGCATCATCGAACAGGACGGCGCCCTGGTGAGCGATGCCGGCTTACCCGTCGAAGAGATACGCCAGTTCATGAACAAGACCGGCGGCGTGGAAGGCTTCCCCGGCGTGGAATTCGTCCCGCCTGGGGCCCGGGTGCTGGAGAAGGAATGCGACATCCTGGTGCCCGCCGCCCTGGAGGGCGTGATCACCAGCAGCAACGCCGAGCGCATCCAGGCCAGGCTCATTGCCGAAGGCGCCAATGGCCCGGTCACCTACGAGGCCGACGAGATCCTGCGCAAGCGGGGCATCATGATCCTGCCCGATGTGTTCATGAACGCCGGCGGCGTGGTGGTCTCCTATTTCGAGTGGATCAGGAACCTGTCGCACATCCGTCTCGGCCGCCTGCAACGGCGCTTCGACGAGGTGCGCGGCCAGCACATGGTCTCGGCCCTGGAACTGATGACCGGCGAACAGGTGCCGGAATGGATGCACGAGGCCCTGGTGCGCGGCGCCCACGAGACCGACCTGGTGCGTTCGGGCCTCGACGACACCATGCGCACCGCCTTCCAGGAGATCCAGGAGGCCCGCGAGAACAGCAAGTACGACTACCGCACCGCCGCCTACCGCATCGCCATCCAGAAGATCGCCCGGGCGAACCTGGATCTCGGCGTGGTGTGAAGACTGTTCAAGATTCAAAGTTCAAGGCTGAACGGGGGTGTTCGTCCGTGCCGGTTCAGGCCTCGATGCCGTAGCGTTTCATCTTGCGCCACAGCGACACCCGGTCGATGCCGAGCAGTTCCGCCGCTCGGCCGCGATGACCGCCGGTTTCCGCCAGTGCGCGTTTGATGGCGCTGATCTCCTGGTCCTCCAGTGAGGCCATGGCAGCGGATGCGGGCATGGTGACACGCAACCTGCGCAGGTTGTCCGGCAGATTACCCACCTCGATCAATGTGCCCTCGGTGAGCAGCACGGCCCGTTCGATGATGTTGGACAGCTCGCGCACGTTGCCGGGAAAGTCGTAGGCCATGAGCAGTTCGAGCGCCGCATCGCTGAATCCCTGAACGTTGCGCCCGGAAGACTCGCAATGACGTCGCAGCAGGTGCTGGGCAAGCAGGGGGACGTCCTCCTTGCGCCGGCGCAGCGGCGGCAGTTCCAGGGTCACCACGCTGACCCGGTAGTAGAGGTCCCTGCGCATCCGCCCTTCGGCCACTTCCCGCTCCAGGCTGCGGTTGGTCGCCACCACCAGCCGCACGTCCACCGGCCGTGGACGCTCGGCACCCACCGGCAGCACTTCGCGATTCTCGATGACCCGCAGCAGCTTGACCTGCATGGCGGGACTCATCTCGGCGAATTCATCCAGGAACAGGGTGCCGCCGGAGGCGGTCTCGAAATAGCCGCGCCTCGCCTTGACCGCGCCCGTGAAGGCGCCCGCCTCGTGACCGAACAGGGCACTGTCCAGCAGTTCCTCGCTCAGTGCCCCGCAGTTCACCGCGAGAAAGGGCTGGTCATGCCGGTGGCTGAGGCGGTGAATCTCCCGGGCCAGCAGCTCCTTGCCGGTGCCGCTCTCTCCCAGGATCACCACGTTGCTCTCACTGGGCGCGATGGAGGCCGCCGTGGCAAGTACCCGCTGCATGATCTCGCTGCAGGTGACGATGGGGCCCGACGAGACCGCGGGCGGCTCGGTGCGCGTGGACCTGCGTGCCAGCAGTCGTTCCCTGGCACCGGCGACCGCCGCGCGCAGTTCCTCGAGCCGATAGGGTTTGGTCAGATAATGATAGGCACCGGCACGCAGGGCGGTCACCGCGGTGTCCACGGTGGCATGCCCGGTGAGCAGGATCACCAGGGTGTCGGGATTGTGCTCCAGTGCGCTGGCAAGCACCGCCAGCCCGTCCACGCCGGGCATGCGCAGATCCGTGATCACCAGGTCGAACTGGCTGCGCCTGATGGCCACCTGGGCCGCCTCGCCGCCCGGCGCGGTCTCGATCAGGAAGCCCTGACCGTCCAGGGCGTCCGCCAGGTTGTCCAGCGCGATCTGTTCGTCATCCACGAGCAGCAGGCGAAGATCAGCCATCGGCATTCTCCGGCAACCAGAGGGTGAAGATCGCGCCGCCGTCGTGTCCGTTCTCGACGCTGACCGCGCCTCCATGGACCTCCATGATCTGGGCGACCAGGTACAGACCCAGGCCACTGCCTTCCGTGTCCCGACGGGTCTCCGCGCGATAGAAGGGTTCGAACAGATGGGGCATGTCCGCCGGCTGGACCCCGGGGCCATTGTCGCTCACCTGGATGGCGATCGCCGAACGGGGACGGCCATCGGGGCTGACACGTTCCTGCTGCAGCAACGGCCCCACGCTGTAGCGTTCATCCGTGTTCCATTCCGGCATGGGCCTGTGCTCTGCCTGGACGATGATCCTTGCCCCGGGACCCGCCGACTGGTCGGCATTGACCAGCAGGTTGACCAGCGCCTGCTGAAAAGGCTCCCGCGCCACGCACACAAACAGCTCCCCCGCGCAGGTCACCTGGACCTCGCTGTCACGACACTGGGCCCGGCTCCACTGCAGCGCGGCGTCGATCACCTTGCGCAGATCCGTGAAGACACAATCCAGGCGTTCCCCAGCACGGTCACGGACATGGTTGAGAAGCAGGCGCACGATGCGGTGTGCCCGGTCAGTCTCTTCCCGGGCCTGGCGCAGATAACGCTGCATCCTGAGTTCATCCCGCTGTTCCGGGGGCCGACGCAGCTGCTCGTTGTAGAGGTCCAGGGACGAGGCGATATTGCCCAGGGGATTGTTGAGTTCATGGGCCACACCGGACACCAGCACACCCAGTGCCAGCAGGCGCTCGGTGTGCGCGCGCTTGCGCTCGCGCTGCTCGATGTGCTCCAACATGTGATTGATCGCCTGGGCCAGGGTCTGGAGTTCGATGGCATCGTTGCGCGGTTGAAGCCGGGTATAGCGCCCGGTGGTGATCGGTGCCAAACGGTTGACCATGCGATTGAGGGGCAACAGCACCTGTCGGGCCAGCCACCAGAAGGTCAGCAGCAGAAGCCCGGCGGCCAGCAGCAACACCATCGCCAGCTGCCAGCGGCTTGCACGCATGCTGGCATGCAGGGCGTCCCGTTCCCGCTGCACCCAGATCTTGGCCAGGGATGAGACCTCGCTGCCCGCCAGGCGCACGGCTTCCGCGTTGGTCTGACTGCTCGTGCCGCCCCCGGATTCCAGCTGTGCAAGCCCGTCGATGTAGCGCCTCACGGCCTGTTCGAAGTCCTGCACTTCATTGCCCCTGGCATGAGACTCGATGATCGCGGATGCACTGACCAATCGCTCCAGGGAGGCCGTGGCATATGCCGCCGCGAGTTGCAGGTCCTCGGGCTTGCCATCCACGTAAAAGCGTTTTTCGTGGCGTCGCATTTCCAGGCTGTCACGCAGCAGGTCGGCGATCACGTCACCCTCGTAGAGCTTGTTCTCGAAGCGATTGAATCGCTCGGCGGCAAACAGGCTCACCAGGGCAACCACCACCAGGGTGACCACCCAGGTGATGCGGATGCGTTGTTGCAGACTCGGTTGCATCAGCCCTCCGCCCGTTGCAGATCGCAACACGCATTGCCCGATGCCTCTCGGATCCGGGGCCAGGGCCGGTTCAGCCCGGGCCGGATGTTGCGCATTGCAACATCCGGGCTCAGAGAGGGTTCTCGCAAGTTACTGTTTTTCATGGACATAGAGTGTGGCACAGGCGTTGCAATACCACCATAGAGAAAGGCCCGGAGAACACGTCCGGGAACGGTCACCGCATCACGGGAGTACACACCATGTCCAAATCCAAATCGCTGTTCCGGCAGTTCTTCGATGGCCTTGCCCATGAGCAGGCCGGCGAATTCCTCACCAGCGACCAGAAACTCAGGACCCTGGGCGCGGCCACGGTGTCGAGCGAACCGGAGCTCGAGCCGGCCCGCCCCATGGCCTCGCGGGTACGCATCGGCCTGATCCTGGGCTCGGTCCTCTCGGCGCCGGCCGCCGCCTTCGCCCTGGAGAGCGCCCAGCGCCTGGACGCCAACCTGGTGGTCTACAGCTTCCAGGATGAGGCCAAGGTACTGGCACAGATCACCGGACATCTGCCCGAATCCTTCAACCCCGACGACCGGGTGGAGATCCGTCGGCTCAAGGGCTCGAGCAATGATGCGATTCAACGTGCCGTCAACCGCACCCATCGGTTACAGTTTTTGGTGTGTGATGCGGACGGTTTCACCGGCCACGGGATCACCCACAGCCTGCACGTGGACCTGAAGGTGCCGGTGGTGGCGGTCGCCCGTTGTGATCGGGACGTGACCTGACCGCCCCTGCACTCGTGCATCATCTGATGACCCTTACACACCCAGCCTGAGATGCCCATGCCCAATCCCTGGCTCTATCGCCTGCTGCCCTTCCTGAACTGGTTCCCCATGTCCCCGCGCGCCGTGCGGGGTGATCTGATCGCGGGCCTGTCGGTGGCCATGGTGCTCATCCCGCAGGGCATGGCCTATGCCGCGCTGGCAGGTCTCCCCGTGGTGTACGGTCTATATGCCTCGGCTGTACCCGTGATCGTCGCCACCCTGTGGGGCTCGTCCCGGTTCCTGCACACCGGTCCCACCGCCATGCTGTCCCTGCTCTCGGCAGCGGCGGTGGCGCCGTTTGCCGTGCTGGGCACGGAACGTTTCATCGAGATCTCGGTGATGCTGGCCCTGCTGGTGGGTCTGCTGCGCCTGGGCCTGGGCGTGTTCCGCATGAACGTGATCATGAACTTCGTCTCCCAGCCGGTGATCGTCGGTTTCACCAATGCCGCCGCCCTGATCATCGGCCTGTCCCTGCTCAACACCTTCCTGAACGTGCCGCGCACCAGCTCCGGCAGCTTCCTGGTGGACCTGTGGCACGTGGTCGAACAGATCGGCCAGGCACACCCGCTCACCCTGCTCATCGGTCTGGGCGCACTGGCGATCCTGGTCGTGGGACAGAAGATCAACAAGCGCATCCCCTGGGTCCTGGTGGTCGTGGTGCTGGGCACCCTGCTCTCGGCGGCCATCGGCTTCGAACGCAAGGCCGAGACCCGGCTGGATGCCATTGACGCGCCCGAGGTGATCCGAACGCTGGAGGCCTGGGACCAGGGCAATCGCAGGCTCACCGAGATTGCCGCGCAACTGACCGAGCTCAATGCCCAACTGGATACGCTGCGGCATCGGGGTGATTTCGATGCCCAGCTGGAGGCCCGCCTGCTTGAACTGCAACACACCCAGAAGGAACTCCGCAAAGACGTCAACGAGCTGAGGGCCGAAAGCCACGCCATCCGTCTGTCGCCGGTGCCCGGCACGGGCAGCGGCGAGACCACCCGCTGGCGCCTCGCCCAGGAGGGTGACTCCTTCTACCGGCCCGAGGCCATCCGCCAGGGACAGCTGATCCTGAGCGGCGGCGGCAAGGTGGTCGGCGAGGTCCCCCGCGGCCTGCCGAGCTTCTCGGTGCCCCATTTCGACCTGGAACTGATGCTGGCCCTGCTCCCGGCCGCCCTGGTGATGGCCCTGATCGGCTTCATGGAGGCCACCTCCATCTCCCGCGCCCTGGCCGCCCAGACCCGCGAGAAGATCGACGGCAATCAGGAACTCATCGGCCAGGGCCTGGCCAACATCGCCGGCTCCTTCTTCCAGTCCTACACGGTGAGCGGTTCATTCTCGCGCTCGGCGGTGGCCTTCCGTTCCGGCGCCCAATCGGGGCTGTTCGCCATCGTCAGCGCCCTGACGGCGATGCTGGCCATGCTGTTTCTCACGCCGTACCTCTACCACCTGCCCCAGGCCGTGCTGGCGGCCATCGTCATGAGCGCGGTCTTCGGGCTGATCGATTTTCGCAGCCTGTTCAAGGCCTGGCAGGTCAACCGGGCCGACGCCGTGGCCGGCGCACTGACCTTCGCGGTCACGCTTTACGCCGCCCCCGACCTGGCCGGTGGCGTGATCGTCGGGGTGCTGGCAGCCACCTTCCTGTTCCTGGTAGGCACCGTGAAGCCGCGCTCGGAGATCCAGGGCCTGCGCCAGGACGGCGTGCTGGCCGGTGCCATCACCCACGACCTGGCACCCATCTCCGACAGATTCGTAGTGCTGCGCTTTGATGCCTCGCTGGTGTTCATGAACGTGGCCCATTTCGAAGAGGCGGTGCTGGATGCCCTGTCCCGTTTCCCCCGGGCCGAGGCCCTGCTGGTGCTGGGAGACAGCATCAACCGCCTGGATGCCTCCGGCGCCGAGAAACTGCGCGCGCTCACCGCGGACCTGAAGAAGACTGGAGTGACCCTGATGTTCAGCGGGCTCAAGCGCCCGGTACGCCGTGCCTTTGAGCGCGCCGGTCTGGTGGAGGTACTCGGTGAGGACAATCTGCTGAGCAGCAAGTACCAGGCGATCTGCGTGCTCAAGGAACGCTACGCCGGTGAAGTCCCAGTGCAGGCATCGCAGGAGGCCGAACCGGGCCGCAATGGCCCCGTCTGACAACAGGTACTGCCCGCCAAGGATGCGAAGTTATTCCAACGATTTTCCTCGCGTCCTTGGCGACTCCTTCGCGTCCTTCGCGTTCCGGCTTTTGACTGTACTCAGCCGCCGAAGCGCGCGCGGATCACCTCGAACATGGCGCGCAGCCCCATGGCCTCGCCACCCTTGGGCCGGCCGGGGCGGCCGCGGTTGTTGAAGGCCATGACATCGAAGTGGACCCAGGGTACCTGCGGGTCCACGAACTCCTGCAGGAACAGCGCAGCGGAGATCGCCCCGCCGTAGGGGGCGCTGCTGCAGTTGGCGATATCGGCCACGCTGCTCTCCAGGCTGCTGCGGTAAGGCTTGTGCAGCGGCAGGCGCCAGACCGGATCTCCCAGCCGCGTGGCGGCCTCCTCCAGTTCCCCGTAGAGCGGCGCGTCTTCGGTGAAGGTCGCTGCGATCTCGGTGCCCACGGCCACCCGGGCAGCACCGGTGAGCGTCGCATAGTCCACCAGCAGGTCGGGCTTGTGCTCACCCTCGCAGGCCTCGGTGAGCAGATCGCAGAGCACCAGGCGCCCCTCGGCGTCGGTGTTCTCGATCTCGATGCTCAGGCCCTTGCGCGAGGTGAGCACGTCGCCGGGGCGGAAGGCATCCCCGGAGATGGCGTTCTCCACCGCGCCGATCAGCACCCGCAGGCGCACGGGCAGCCGGGCCGCCATGATCATCTTCGCCAGGCCCAGCACGTGGGCGGCGCCGCCCATGTCCTTCTTCATCTGGCGCATGCCGTTTGAGGGCTTGATGTCCAGGCCGCCGCTGTCGAAACACACGCCCTTGCCCACCAGGGTGATGCGCGGGTGATGGTCTTCACCCCAGTTCAACTCCACCTTGCGGGGCGCGTGACTGCTGGCCCGGCCGACGGCGTGAATGCAGGGAAAGTTTTCGCTCAGCAGGGCCTCCCCTTCCACGGTGGAGAACACCGCCCCATGGGCATCGGCCAGCATGCGCGCCGCCTCGGCCAGGTGCTCGGGCATCATGTCCTGGGCGGGGGTATTGACCAGGTCGCGCACCAGGGCGGTGGCGTCCACCACCTGCAGTACCTCGTCGGCATCCACGGCTTCGGGCAGTTGCAGCACCGGCGCCGGTTTCTCGGCGGACTTGTAGCGGTCGAAACGGTAGGCGCCCAGGCCCCAGCCGATGCAGGCCTGGGTCAGCCAGGCGACGTCCTGGTCGGTGTCGAGGCGATAGGTGCCGGGGCAGAGCTTGCGCGCCGCACCCGCCACGCTCCAGACAGGGGCCTCGGTGTCCAGGCCCACCAGGACGCCCTGGATGCGGCCATGCTCATCGGGCAGCGTGCACAGCGAATTGGGCTTGCCCTTGAAGCCGTTGGCCTCCACCCAGGCCCTGACCCGGGGCGGATGGGCTTCCAGCCACGAGGCCAGGGTGTCCGGGGTCAGGGGAACCAGGGGGATGGCCTCGGTCTTGGTATCAAGGCTGAAACACGCGCGCATCAGATCACCTATTCAGACATTCGGAACACAGGATTCGGCATCGCGACCCACACCTGGCGCCGTTTGCCTCACCCCTCACCCAAGCACCCATGTTACCATTATCGACTTGTCACAGCTTCGCAAAAACCTCTTAAAAACAATGCCCAAAGCCCTCTCGATCCGGAATCTGACCAAGACCTACCGCAATGGCTTCCAGGCGCTCAAGGGCATCGATCTGGACGTGCAGCCCGGGGATTTCTTCGCCCTGCTGGGCCCCAACGGCGCGGGCAAATCCACCACCATCGGCATCATCGCCTCCCTGGTGAACAAGACCGCCGGCCAAGTCTCCATCTTTGGCCACGACATCGACCGGGAGAAGGATGCCGCCAAGGCCTGCCTGGGCCTGGTACCCCAGGAATTCAACTTCAACACCTTCGAGCCGGTGGTGGAGATCGTCGTCAACCAGGCCGGTTATTACGGCATCCCCCGGCGCCAGGCCTACGAGCGGGCGGAGCGCTACCTGCGCGAACTGGGACTGTGGGAAAAGCGCCACGAGATGGCGCGCACCCTGTCGGGGGGCATGAAGCGCCGCCTCATGATCGCCCGGGCCCTGGTGCACGAGCCGCAGCTGCTGATCCTGGACGAACCCACCGCCGGCGTGGACATCGAGATCCGCCGCTCCATGTGGACCTTCCTGCGCAAGATCAACGCCGAGGGTCGCACGATCATCCTCACCACCCATTATCTGGAAGAGGCGGAAAGCCTGTGCCGCAACATCGCCATCATCGACCATGGCGAGATCATCGAGAACACCACCATGAAGGGCCTGCTGGGCAAGCTCAACGTGGAGACCTTCGTGCTCGACCTGGCAAGGCCCCTGGCCCAGCTGCCGCAACTGCCCAGGCACACGCTGCGCTGGGTGGATGAACTGACATTGGAGGCGGACATCCGCAAGGAGGACAGCGTCAACGCGCTGTTCACGGATCTGGCCGCCGCCGACGTGCAGGTGCTGAGCCTGCGCAACAAGACCAACCGCCTGGAGCAGCTGTTCATGAACCTGGTGAAGGAGAACCGTCCCTCATGAGCCTGCGCCGCAACTGGATCGCCTTCCAGACCATCGTCATCAAGGAAGTTCTGCGCTTCATGCG containing:
- a CDS encoding leucyl aminopeptidase family protein, producing MRACFSLDTKTEAIPLVPLTPDTLASWLEAHPPRVRAWVEANGFKGKPNSLCTLPDEHGRIQGVLVGLDTEAPVWSVAGAARKLCPGTYRLDTDQDVAWLTQACIGWGLGAYRFDRYKSAEKPAPVLQLPEAVDADEVLQVVDATALVRDLVNTPAQDMMPEHLAEAARMLADAHGAVFSTVEGEALLSENFPCIHAVGRASSHAPRKVELNWGEDHHPRITLVGKGVCFDSGGLDIKPSNGMRQMKKDMGGAAHVLGLAKMIMAARLPVRLRVLIGAVENAISGDAFRPGDVLTSRKGLSIEIENTDAEGRLVLCDLLTEACEGEHKPDLLVDYATLTGAARVAVGTEIAATFTEDAPLYGELEEAATRLGDPVWRLPLHKPYRSSLESSVADIANCSSAPYGGAISAALFLQEFVDPQVPWVHFDVMAFNNRGRPGRPKGGEAMGLRAMFEVIRARFGG
- a CDS encoding sensor histidine kinase, which produces MQPSLQQRIRITWVVTLVVVALVSLFAAERFNRFENKLYEGDVIADLLRDSLEMRRHEKRFYVDGKPEDLQLAAAYATASLERLVSASAIIESHARGNEVQDFEQAVRRYIDGLAQLESGGGTSSQTNAEAVRLAGSEVSSLAKIWVQRERDALHASMRASRWQLAMVLLLAAGLLLLTFWWLARQVLLPLNRMVNRLAPITTGRYTRLQPRNDAIELQTLAQAINHMLEHIEQRERKRAHTERLLALGVLVSGVAHELNNPLGNIASSLDLYNEQLRRPPEQRDELRMQRYLRQAREETDRAHRIVRLLLNHVRDRAGERLDCVFTDLRKVIDAALQWSRAQCRDSEVQVTCAGELFVCVAREPFQQALVNLLVNADQSAGPGARIIVQAEHRPMPEWNTDERYSVGPLLQQERVSPDGRPRSAIAIQVSDNGPGVQPADMPHLFEPFYRAETRRDTEGSGLGLYLVAQIMEVHGGAVSVENGHDGGAIFTLWLPENADG
- a CDS encoding SulP family inorganic anion transporter; the protein is MPNPWLYRLLPFLNWFPMSPRAVRGDLIAGLSVAMVLIPQGMAYAALAGLPVVYGLYASAVPVIVATLWGSSRFLHTGPTAMLSLLSAAAVAPFAVLGTERFIEISVMLALLVGLLRLGLGVFRMNVIMNFVSQPVIVGFTNAAALIIGLSLLNTFLNVPRTSSGSFLVDLWHVVEQIGQAHPLTLLIGLGALAILVVGQKINKRIPWVLVVVVLGTLLSAAIGFERKAETRLDAIDAPEVIRTLEAWDQGNRRLTEIAAQLTELNAQLDTLRHRGDFDAQLEARLLELQHTQKELRKDVNELRAESHAIRLSPVPGTGSGETTRWRLAQEGDSFYRPEAIRQGQLILSGGGKVVGEVPRGLPSFSVPHFDLELMLALLPAALVMALIGFMEATSISRALAAQTREKIDGNQELIGQGLANIAGSFFQSYTVSGSFSRSAVAFRSGAQSGLFAIVSALTAMLAMLFLTPYLYHLPQAVLAAIVMSAVFGLIDFRSLFKAWQVNRADAVAGALTFAVTLYAAPDLAGGVIVGVLAATFLFLVGTVKPRSEIQGLRQDGVLAGAITHDLAPISDRFVVLRFDASLVFMNVAHFEEAVLDALSRFPRAEALLVLGDSINRLDASGAEKLRALTADLKKTGVTLMFSGLKRPVRRAFERAGLVEVLGEDNLLSSKYQAICVLKERYAGEVPVQASQEAEPGRNGPV
- a CDS encoding Glu/Leu/Phe/Val family dehydrogenase, whose amino-acid sequence is MAGDTAPSPNFMQNVALMIDHALDGLELPPGADRALKSCESILQVSFPLRIRGEIRVFTGWRAVHSTHKLPAKGGLRYSPTLDQETTEALAALMTYKCALVDVPFGGSKGGLCIDPGQYDRDEMEQITRRFARELARKGFLSPATNVPAPDLGTGQREMAWIMDTYKNLYPEDLNHAACVTGKPIQFGGIRGRVEATGRGIQYALREFFRHPAALNEAGLSGSLEGKRVIVQGLGNVGYHLAKALQEEDGALITGIIEQDGALVSDAGLPVEEIRQFMNKTGGVEGFPGVEFVPPGARVLEKECDILVPAALEGVITSSNAERIQARLIAEGANGPVTYEADEILRKRGIMILPDVFMNAGGVVVSYFEWIRNLSHIRLGRLQRRFDEVRGQHMVSALELMTGEQVPEWMHEALVRGAHETDLVRSGLDDTMRTAFQEIQEARENSKYDYRTAAYRIAIQKIARANLDLGVV
- a CDS encoding sigma-54-dependent transcriptional regulator, with translation MADLRLLLVDDEQIALDNLADALDGQGFLIETAPGGEAAQVAIRRSQFDLVITDLRMPGVDGLAVLASALEHNPDTLVILLTGHATVDTAVTALRAGAYHYLTKPYRLEELRAAVAGARERLLARRSTRTEPPAVSSGPIVTCSEIMQRVLATAASIAPSESNVVILGESGTGKELLAREIHRLSHRHDQPFLAVNCGALSEELLDSALFGHEAGAFTGAVKARRGYFETASGGTLFLDEFAEMSPAMQVKLLRVIENREVLPVGAERPRPVDVRLVVATNRSLEREVAEGRMRRDLYYRVSVVTLELPPLRRRKEDVPLLAQHLLRRHCESSGRNVQGFSDAALELLMAYDFPGNVRELSNIIERAVLLTEGTLIEVGNLPDNLRRLRVTMPASAAMASLEDQEISAIKRALAETGGHRGRAAELLGIDRVSLWRKMKRYGIEA
- a CDS encoding ABC transporter ATP-binding protein: MPKALSIRNLTKTYRNGFQALKGIDLDVQPGDFFALLGPNGAGKSTTIGIIASLVNKTAGQVSIFGHDIDREKDAAKACLGLVPQEFNFNTFEPVVEIVVNQAGYYGIPRRQAYERAERYLRELGLWEKRHEMARTLSGGMKRRLMIARALVHEPQLLILDEPTAGVDIEIRRSMWTFLRKINAEGRTIILTTHYLEEAESLCRNIAIIDHGEIIENTTMKGLLGKLNVETFVLDLARPLAQLPQLPRHTLRWVDELTLEADIRKEDSVNALFTDLAAADVQVLSLRNKTNRLEQLFMNLVKENRPS